Proteins from a single region of Heterodontus francisci isolate sHetFra1 chromosome 29, sHetFra1.hap1, whole genome shotgun sequence:
- the LOC137346063 gene encoding butyrophilin subfamily 1 member A1-like: protein MKWKSFILILLLQASVTSGKFIVTTPREPIVATVGSDVVLDCQLIPAEPPEAMEVRWFRSDWSSAVHLYSKGKDQPDSQISNYFGRTELFHGLFANGNVSLLLKKVTVKDDGIYTCFVVSKALDAEGKVELKVGKVGLEPVMKMSGYQGNGIKLTCVSDDWYPEPHIEWQSGKTEMLTGTLEKSTPDSRGLFKAESSLDVPNDSVNRYRCIIINTRLKRQLETNLQISGDFFPTVSGWLVAFWMIFVVLLGGIGVALFFYWKQRKQDMLVRMLNMRPTIAEYEGLTKKIIQEQAGAEKEKKKLLIQMENEKLAAKSEYDKLLHAIEWDKMLRCAVSVQLDPDTANGNLDVSVDQTTVKDGGGWRNVTENPKRFERFPFVTATEGFHAGKHYWEVDVGTSCNWDLGVAKESVQRKGRITLTDENGYWVIGRYWEKYEVKNSAKTEIQLSEEPTKIGIFLNYDEGIVSFHNANTKDLLYKFQTKFTEDIFPFFCPWRSQEPLKITPVTLEE, encoded by the exons GAAAGTTTATAGTTACCACTCCAAGAGAGCCAATCGTAGCGACGGTTGGCAGCGATGTTGTTCTGGATTGTCAGTTAATACCAGCAGAACCTCCTGAGGCGATGGAAGTGAGATGGTTCCGTTCGGACTGGTCCAGTGCAGTGCATTTATACAGCAAAGGAAAAGATCAGCCCGACAGCCAAATTTCCAATTATTTTGGTCGAACAGAACTGTTTCATGGACTTTTTGCCAATGGAAATGTTTCCCTCCTGTTGAAGAAAGTAACTGTGAAGGATGATGGAATTTACACCTGTTTCGTCGTCTCCAAAGCTCTGGATGCAGAGGGAAAAGTTGAACTGAAAGTTGGAA AAGTTGGCCTTGAACCTGTGATGAAGATGTCTGGCTACCAAGGCAATGGAATAAAGCTGACATGTGTGTCCGATGACTGGTATCCAGAACCACACATAGAATGGCAGAGTGGAAAGACCGAGATGTTGACGGGAACGCTTGAGAAATCAACTCCGGACTCCAGAGGACTTTTTAAAGCGGAGAGCAGTCTAGATGTGCCAAATGATTCCGTCAACAGATACAGATGTATCATCATTAACACACGGTTAAAAAGACAGCTGGAAACCAATCTACAAATATCAG GTGACTTCTTCCCCACTGTCTCAGGCTGGCTTGTGGCTTTCTGGATGATTTTCGTTGTGCTCCTGGGAGGAATTGGTGTTGCTTTATTTTTCTATTGGAAGCAACGTAAACAAGACATGTTAGTAAGAA TGTTGAATATGCGGCCAACAATCGCTG AGTACGAAGGACTAACTAAAAAGATCA TACAAGAACAAGCAGGGGCAGAAAAAG AAAAGAAGAAACTGTTAATTCAGATGG AAAATGAAAAACTAGCTGCTAAATCAG AATATGACAAGCTTCTCCATGCTATAG AATGGGACAAGATGCTTCGATGTGCAG TTTCAGTTCAGCTGGATCCCGACACAGCAAATGGAAACCTCGATGTATCTGTGGATCAGACAACTGTGAAAGATGGTGGAGGCTGGAGGAACGTCACTGAAAACCCCAAGAGGTTTGAACGTTTTCCGTTTGTCACTGCTACAGAGGGCTTTCACGCAGGGAAACATTATTGGGAGGTGGATGTGGGGACCAGCTGTAACTGGGACCTGGGTGTGGCCAAAGAGTCAGTGCAACGGAAGGGAAGGATCACTCTTACTGACGAGAACGGATACTGGGTCATTGGGCGTTACTGGGAAAAGTATGAGGTGAAAAACTCGGCAAAGACAGAGATACAGCTCAGTGAGGAACCCACAAAGATCGGAATTTTTCTCAACTATGACGAAGGGATTGTTTCATTTCACAATGCAAATACAAAAGACCTGCTGTATAAGTTTCAAACAAAATTCACAGAGGACATTTTTCCTTTTTTCTGCCCCTGGCGCTCTCAAGAGCCATTGAAAATTACCCCCGTTACATTAGAGGAGTGA